Proteins encoded together in one Monomorium pharaonis isolate MP-MQ-018 chromosome 8, ASM1337386v2, whole genome shotgun sequence window:
- the LOC114253733 gene encoding odorant receptor 4 — protein sequence MDVVEPVNPHKNASDYSLQYNRWILKPMGAWPSSDSKKVPLKEKVISTILAITCYSLIAYAVIPCILNILFEETDMQKKITAVGPLSHWSIGATNYFLLLFRSRDIGRCLQHMKNDWRSVTESEDQREMLRYAKVGRFVVGLCAVVMPGGVVTHTLLTGTMQTIKYIGNESVLVYMLPCPSYSKFIDTSHSPAFEITLLLQLISSIIVTFIRVGACSLAAVLATHACGQLSMLMRWLNQLDDRKQQNTVRRRLAIIVEHHLRVLSFVARMEALLNQICFVEVLGCTLDLCMLGYYIITGWNVMERKLLISYVIIYIGMVFNIFILCYIGEIVTEQCKQVGETTYMTNWYHLPHTTARDLILIISRSSNVIKLTAGKLVHLSITTFGDVMKTSMVYLNMLRTMTAS from the exons ATGGATGTCGTTGAACCTGTCAATCCACACAAGAACGCGAGCGATTACAGTCTTCAATATAATCGTTGGATCCTGAAGCCGATGGGCGCGTGGCCAAGTTCAGACTCAAAGAAAGTGCCACTGAAAGAAAAAGTGATTTCAACGATATTAGCAATCACCTGCTACTCCCTGATAGCATACGCGGTCATTCCCTGTATTCTGAACATCTTGTTCGAAGAGACTGAcatgcagaaaaaaataacagcaGTGGGTCCATTGAGTCACTGGAGCATAGGCGCTACGAATTATTTCCTTCTGCTTTTCCGCAGCCGCGACATAGGTCGTTGTTTACAGCATATGAAGAACGATTGGCGATCGGTGACAGAGAGTGAGGATCAACGAGAAATGCTGAGATACGCTAAAGTCGGCCGTTTTGTCGTCGGGCTATGCGCAGTTGTTATGCCTGGCGGAGTAGTTACGCACACGCTACTGACCGGTACCATGCAGACAATCAAATATATCGGCAACGAAAGCGTGTTAGTGTACATGTTACCGTGCCCCTCGTATAGCAAGTTCATAGACACCTCGCATAGCCCGGCGTTCGAAATTACATTATTGCTACAGCTCATCTCAAGTATTATCGTCACTTTCATCAGGGTTGGCGCCTGTAGCCTCGCAGCGGTATTGGCGACGCACGCGTGCGGTCAGCTGAGTATGCTGATGAGATGGCTGAATCAGCTGGACGATCGGAAACAACAAAATACAGTGCGACGTCGATTAGCGATTATTGTGGAGCACCACTTGAGAGTACTCAG CTTTGTGGCGCGGATGGAAGCACTATTGAATCAGATATGTTTTGTGGAAGTGCTAGGATGTACGTTAGACTTATGTATGCTCGGATATTACATCATTACG GGATGGAATGTAATGGAAAGAAAACTGTTAATATCTtatgtaatcatatatataggcatggttttcaatatttttatattgtgttacATTGGCGAAATAGTCACAGAACag tgtAAACAAGTAGGTGAAACAACCTATATGACTAACTGGTATCATTTGCCTCATACAACGGCTCGTGatctgattttaattatttcccgATCGAGTAACGTGATCAAATTAACTGCAGGAAAACTAGTTCACCTATCCATTACAACTTTCGGTGAT GTGATGAAAACCTCCATGGTATACCTAAACATGCTTCGGACTATGACGGCTTCTTAG